The following are encoded together in the Bacillus cereus group sp. RP43 genome:
- a CDS encoding M3 family oligoendopeptidase produces the protein MSFKDYEYKRPNIEELKEKFTVALEKFDKAKTVEEQKQVINSINEIRNDFGTMGNLCYIRHSVDTTDAFYKEEQDFFDEYSPVVQGYGTKYYKALINSPFREELEAYYGKQLFALAECDLKTYSDEVVKDLQLENKLSSQYTQLLASAKIDFAGEERTLSQLIPFMQGKERGERKAASEAYYGFLAENEEELDRIYDELVKVRTKIAKTLGFKNFVELGYARMYRTDYNAEMVANYRQQVLDYIVPVATELRNRQKARIGVEKLAYYDENFEFATGNPTPKGDADWIINHGKTMYKELSAETDEFFNFMLDNDLLDLVAKKGKAGGGYCTYIENYKAPFIFSNFNGTSGDIDVLTHEAGHAFQVYESRKYEIPEYNWPTYEACEIHSMSMEFFTWPWMKLFFEEDAEKYYFSHLSSALLFLPYGVSVDEYQHYVYENPEASPAERKSAWRNIEKKYLPHRDYEDNDYLERGGFWQRQGHIYSSPFYYIDYTLAQICALQFWKRARDNRQEAWEDYVNLCQQGGSKSFLELVEVANLTSPFAEGCVKSVITEIEAWLRAVDDTKL, from the coding sequence ATGTCATTTAAAGACTATGAATATAAACGGCCAAATATTGAAGAATTAAAAGAGAAGTTTACTGTTGCTTTAGAAAAGTTCGATAAGGCAAAAACGGTTGAAGAACAAAAACAAGTAATTAATTCAATTAATGAAATTCGTAATGATTTTGGTACAATGGGGAACCTTTGTTACATTCGCCATTCTGTTGATACGACAGATGCTTTTTATAAGGAAGAGCAAGATTTCTTTGATGAATATTCTCCAGTTGTACAAGGCTATGGAACGAAATATTATAAGGCGTTAATTAATTCTCCATTCCGTGAAGAATTAGAAGCGTATTATGGAAAGCAATTATTTGCTCTAGCTGAATGTGATTTAAAAACGTATTCAGATGAAGTAGTGAAAGATTTACAATTAGAGAATAAATTGTCTTCACAATATACACAGTTATTAGCATCTGCAAAAATTGACTTTGCAGGAGAAGAAAGAACATTATCGCAACTTATTCCGTTTATGCAAGGAAAAGAAAGAGGCGAACGTAAAGCAGCAAGTGAAGCATACTACGGATTTTTAGCTGAGAATGAGGAAGAGTTAGACCGTATTTATGATGAGCTTGTTAAAGTCAGAACGAAAATTGCAAAAACACTTGGTTTTAAAAACTTTGTTGAATTAGGATATGCGAGAATGTATCGTACAGATTATAATGCTGAAATGGTTGCGAACTATCGCCAGCAAGTATTAGATTATATCGTTCCGGTTGCAACAGAGTTAAGAAATAGACAAAAAGCACGCATTGGTGTAGAAAAGCTCGCTTATTATGATGAAAACTTTGAGTTTGCTACAGGTAACCCAACTCCAAAAGGTGATGCCGATTGGATTATTAATCACGGGAAAACGATGTATAAAGAATTATCAGCTGAAACAGATGAATTTTTTAATTTCATGCTAGATAATGATTTATTAGATTTAGTTGCGAAAAAAGGAAAAGCTGGTGGTGGATATTGTACATATATTGAGAATTATAAAGCGCCATTCATTTTCTCAAACTTTAATGGAACGTCTGGTGACATTGATGTACTAACACATGAAGCTGGTCATGCTTTCCAAGTATATGAAAGTCGTAAGTATGAAATTCCAGAATACAATTGGCCAACATATGAAGCGTGTGAAATCCATTCAATGAGTATGGAATTCTTTACATGGCCATGGATGAAGTTATTCTTTGAAGAAGATGCGGAAAAATATTATTTCTCACACTTAAGTTCAGCACTTCTATTTTTACCGTACGGTGTATCTGTAGACGAATATCAACATTATGTATATGAGAATCCAGAAGCATCGCCAGCAGAACGTAAGTCAGCATGGCGTAACATAGAGAAGAAATATTTACCACATCGTGATTATGAAGATAATGATTATTTAGAGCGTGGTGGTTTCTGGCAACGTCAAGGCCATATTTATAGCTCACCGTTCTATTATATTGACTACACGTTAGCTCAAATTTGTGCACTGCAATTTTGGAAACGTGCAAGAGATAATAGACAAGAGGCTTGGGAAGATTATGTGAATCTTTGTCAACAAGGTGGAAGTAAATCATTCTTAGAATTAGTAGAAGTTGCAAATTTAACATCACCATTCGCTGAAGGGTGTGTAAAAAGTGTGATTACAGAAATTGAAGCGTGGTTACGTGCTGTTGACGACACAAAATTGTAA
- a CDS encoding MarR family transcriptional regulator — protein sequence MTSNNEREDISQSLKVFIALSRVHRSVMDTTNKSIQSNGLNPTEFAVLELLYHKGGQPLQQIGERILIASGSITYVVDKLEKKGLVKRIPCPNDRRVIYAQLTESGESFIASIFPGHEQVIHQSFEMLTKDEKDELLDLLKKIGKYEK from the coding sequence ATGACATCAAATAATGAACGAGAAGATATTTCTCAATCTTTAAAAGTATTTATTGCATTATCTCGTGTACACCGTTCTGTTATGGATACTACAAATAAATCTATACAAAGTAACGGGTTAAATCCAACTGAATTTGCTGTATTAGAACTACTATATCATAAAGGAGGCCAACCACTTCAGCAAATTGGTGAGCGTATTTTAATAGCTAGTGGCAGCATTACATATGTTGTAGATAAGCTAGAAAAAAAAGGGCTTGTAAAGCGAATTCCATGTCCAAATGACAGACGTGTTATTTATGCACAATTAACGGAGTCTGGTGAGAGCTTTATTGCTTCTATTTTTCCAGGTCATGAGCAAGTTATACATCAGTCTTTTGAAATGTTAACGAAGGATGAGAAGGATGAATTACTTGATCTATTGAAAAAAATTGGAAAGTATGAAAAATGA
- a CDS encoding DinB family protein: MLQSNMDVSLETLVHSLQSTRSTLLSEIEMLNDTEVNVKPRRDKWSIIQILHHLHLVEQSVTSALVYALQKKERKLAPFKDLQLTLDRTHKREAPQQMKPTETLMKKLQGIQLLEHSRQELLHALHSVIDEKELFENGLKHPIFNDLNLYQWVQFLDLHEQRHLTQLKEAKHAILQR; this comes from the coding sequence ATGCTTCAATCTAATATGGATGTTAGTTTAGAAACTTTAGTCCACTCATTACAGTCTACACGAAGCACGCTGTTATCAGAAATTGAAATGTTAAATGATACGGAGGTGAATGTAAAGCCACGCCGTGATAAATGGAGTATTATTCAAATTTTGCATCATTTGCATTTAGTTGAACAGTCTGTCACGTCGGCCCTTGTATATGCTTTACAGAAAAAAGAAAGAAAACTTGCTCCATTTAAAGACCTCCAACTTACGCTTGATCGCACACATAAACGGGAAGCTCCTCAACAAATGAAACCAACAGAAACATTAATGAAAAAGTTGCAAGGAATTCAATTACTAGAACATTCACGACAAGAATTATTACATGCACTGCATAGTGTGATAGATGAAAAAGAATTATTTGAAAATGGATTAAAACATCCTATTTTTAATGATTTGAATTTATATCAATGGGTTCAATTTCTGGATTTACATGAACAAAGACATCTTACACAGCTAAAAGAAGCGAAACATGCAATTTTACAGCGATAA
- a CDS encoding DUF3149 domain-containing protein: protein MKVKLQSIVFYILLVILPTIGIGATFYSYHTYKMKQENKLSAHTVLFLYRDYLDHHLGEAISALEMLAKVVGTETGNINEIKQIVHDTDGNDARFSGLYYATPEGIITIASESESSPVDVSDRKYIQDALQTKKTTVSSVITDRVLGHQAIMIASPIFNKQKELSGLLLASLRFDYISSSLNAIKPQYHFEVTDKHDVVFLTDDNNETSDDHSNMLTTPLQRLNWKVSVSPLPIHKQTLYQWVAIECIATLFLMSILYLLAQYMLLKRQTKLERQQNELQKIELVGTFAASTAHEIRNPLTGIKGLVALLKEKYKDEQDQFYFSIIEQEIERINEIVSEFLILGKPTAIIEQTYDVRTILNEVALIIQSEANLHNIVFHLHLPDHPVHIRCSKDHMKQVVLNITKNAIEAMASGDTLTIVVTNNEKHAQLQIIDTGKGIPKHIQKHLFHPFFTNKDTGTGLGLVICKRIVEMYNGHIFIDSKENTGTTVHIEIPLHIV from the coding sequence GTGAAAGTCAAATTACAAAGCATAGTTTTTTATATATTGCTGGTTATCCTACCAACGATAGGGATTGGTGCTACATTTTATTCCTATCATACGTATAAAATGAAGCAGGAAAACAAACTATCTGCTCATACGGTTCTCTTTTTATATAGAGACTATTTAGATCATCACCTTGGTGAAGCAATTTCTGCCTTAGAAATGCTCGCAAAAGTCGTAGGTACCGAGACTGGTAACATAAATGAGATTAAACAAATTGTGCATGATACAGATGGAAACGATGCGCGCTTTTCTGGTCTATATTACGCTACACCAGAAGGGATCATTACCATCGCATCAGAAAGCGAATCAAGTCCTGTAGACGTCTCAGACCGCAAGTATATTCAAGACGCATTACAAACTAAGAAAACAACTGTATCATCCGTCATTACAGATCGCGTCCTTGGACATCAAGCTATTATGATCGCTTCTCCAATATTTAATAAACAGAAGGAGCTCTCAGGCTTATTGTTAGCAAGTTTACGCTTTGACTACATTTCATCTTCTTTAAATGCTATTAAACCACAATACCATTTCGAAGTAACTGATAAACATGATGTAGTTTTTCTAACCGATGACAATAATGAAACAAGCGATGATCATTCTAACATGCTTACTACCCCACTCCAAAGATTAAATTGGAAGGTCTCTGTTTCTCCATTGCCTATCCACAAGCAAACTTTATACCAGTGGGTCGCAATAGAGTGCATAGCTACTTTATTTTTAATGTCTATTTTATATTTACTCGCTCAATATATGTTATTAAAACGGCAAACAAAACTGGAAAGACAACAAAATGAACTGCAAAAAATTGAATTGGTTGGAACTTTTGCAGCGAGTACAGCCCATGAAATCCGCAATCCTCTTACGGGAATTAAAGGACTCGTTGCGCTATTAAAAGAGAAGTATAAAGATGAACAGGATCAGTTCTACTTTTCCATCATCGAACAAGAAATAGAGAGAATTAATGAAATTGTAAGTGAATTCCTTATTCTTGGAAAGCCAACTGCTATTATTGAACAAACGTATGATGTGAGAACTATTCTAAATGAGGTAGCATTGATTATTCAATCTGAGGCGAATCTACATAACATTGTATTTCATTTACATTTGCCAGACCACCCTGTTCATATACGTTGCTCAAAAGACCATATGAAACAAGTGGTTTTAAACATTACAAAAAATGCAATTGAAGCTATGGCTTCTGGTGATACATTAACCATTGTAGTAACAAACAACGAAAAACACGCACAATTGCAAATTATTGATACTGGAAAAGGGATTCCAAAACATATTCAAAAACACCTCTTTCATCCGTTCTTTACTAATAAAGATACTGGAACAGGTCTTGGGCTTGTTATATGTAAACGAATTGTAGAGATGTACAACGGGCATATATTTATTGATAGTAAAGAAAACACAGGAACGACAGTTCATATAGAGATTCCATTACACATAGTATAA
- a CDS encoding ATP-binding protein, whose amino-acid sequence MLVYHLFWNQKGKRSPKLNSAIFIILCCLATILCITFAAKTNYGFQFDMRHIVLIVGTLTGGPIAGASILAVLNIYRFLLGGIGVFPSFIASVLLFIVLLLTYKLFNRSSNRIKIALAIFYSLIFGFGWIPFFLSEVTNTADYIPHIIVYELCTMLGTILILYLLHILQTQVRLQNELMNAEKFHLIGEMAASISHEIRNPLTSTKGFLQLLQSDTCSEKERKLYTEIAINGIEQANHVLTDYLTFAKPSIEKEQQLQVENELLHAVSLITPLANLTNVRIHYIKQSTAFFIAGEKQKFNQCLLNILKNCIEAMPKGGDLILTLVPDHKFIQLYIKDTGVGMDSEQVKRLGSPFYSTKEKGTGLGMMVVFSVIQAMDGKIDIISEKGTGTTFLLTFPLIQKT is encoded by the coding sequence ATGCTTGTATATCATTTATTTTGGAATCAAAAAGGGAAACGCTCTCCTAAATTAAATTCAGCTATATTTATTATATTATGTTGCCTCGCTACCATACTATGTATCACTTTCGCAGCAAAAACAAATTATGGATTTCAATTTGATATGCGTCATATCGTATTAATTGTCGGTACATTAACAGGAGGTCCTATTGCCGGTGCTTCCATCTTAGCTGTATTAAACATATACCGCTTCTTATTAGGAGGAATAGGTGTTTTCCCATCCTTTATCGCTTCGGTTCTACTATTCATTGTTCTACTATTAACATACAAGCTGTTTAACCGAAGTTCTAATCGTATAAAAATAGCACTCGCTATCTTTTACAGTCTCATATTCGGATTTGGCTGGATACCATTTTTCCTTTCAGAGGTGACAAATACAGCAGATTATATACCACATATTATCGTGTACGAACTATGTACGATGCTTGGTACAATCCTTATTTTATATTTGCTACACATATTGCAAACGCAAGTTCGTCTCCAAAATGAACTTATGAATGCTGAAAAATTTCATTTAATCGGTGAAATGGCAGCTTCTATCTCTCATGAAATTCGCAACCCTTTAACTTCAACGAAAGGATTTTTGCAACTTTTACAGTCAGATACATGTTCTGAGAAGGAACGAAAACTATATACGGAAATAGCCATCAATGGTATTGAACAGGCAAATCATGTACTTACAGATTATTTAACGTTTGCAAAACCAAGTATTGAGAAAGAACAACAGTTGCAAGTAGAAAATGAGTTACTCCATGCCGTATCTCTTATTACACCACTTGCAAATTTAACAAATGTTCGCATACATTATATAAAACAAAGTACAGCTTTCTTTATTGCTGGTGAAAAACAAAAGTTTAACCAATGCTTATTAAACATTTTAAAGAATTGTATTGAAGCTATGCCAAAAGGCGGCGATCTCATTCTCACATTAGTGCCAGATCATAAATTTATACAATTATATATAAAGGATACTGGTGTAGGGATGGATTCCGAACAAGTGAAACGTCTCGGTTCTCCTTTCTACTCAACAAAAGAAAAAGGTACCGGACTCGGAATGATGGTCGTCTTCAGTGTCATTCAAGCAATGGATGGAAAGATTGATATTATAAGCGAAAAAGGTACCGGTACAACTTTCTTATTAACTTTCCCACTCATACAAAAAACGTGA
- a CDS encoding DUF6254 family protein: protein MSKKKREEERAWKARKENQKPHGKVKAFAELVEGTEKT, encoded by the coding sequence ATGTCAAAGAAAAAGAGAGAAGAAGAGCGCGCCTGGAAAGCTCGGAAAGAAAATCAAAAGCCACATGGGAAAGTGAAAGCTTTTGCAGAATTAGTTGAAGGAACAGAAAAAACGTGA
- a CDS encoding aspartyl-phosphate phosphatase Spo0E family protein, producing MFTVKRKYTLEKLSHDIHMKREEMIHLGLTSGLNSMETIQVSQELDKLIVQYQRYKEKQTPKWFSIIKVPIFQIGYEGKSNNFWRMFVAGFMK from the coding sequence ATGTTTACTGTAAAAAGGAAGTACACATTAGAAAAGCTTTCGCATGATATTCATATGAAACGTGAAGAAATGATTCATTTAGGATTAACAAGTGGGTTAAATAGTATGGAGACAATTCAAGTTAGCCAAGAATTGGACAAGCTTATCGTACAGTATCAGCGTTACAAAGAAAAACAAACACCGAAATGGTTTTCAATTATAAAGGTTCCTATTTTTCAAATTGGGTATGAAGGGAAATCGAACAATTTTTGGAGAATGTTTGTAGCTGGTTTTATGAAATAA